Sequence from the Rutidosis leptorrhynchoides isolate AG116_Rl617_1_P2 chromosome 3, CSIRO_AGI_Rlap_v1, whole genome shotgun sequence genome:
TTCGGGAGACTCGAGAGTTACCCTACTTTAGTCCTTAAACTAAAGTAGTAAAGTTTAAGAATAACTGTTTTGATATATGAAGGTAAGCCAGCTTGAAGAAGAGTCAGCAGAAGAATTTTAGTTCAGTTAGCAGCTCTGCTCTTTAGTTCACTCAGCTGAAGAGTCAACAGACGAGTGAGCAGAAGTGTTACTTAGTTGATAAATCTAGTTCACTCAACCGAATGATTGTAGTTCAACCAGCAGACGAACCTTAGTTCAACCAGCAGATGAACCTTGGTTTAACCAGCAGAAGACGTTATTTTCTTTCTAAAGGGTCGGCTTGCTGATACGACTCAAAATTTAAGTTACGCTTTCAATAACCAGTCCAATGCATGTGTTTGACATATGTGTGTCCATGTTCTAGAATGTTTGATTGTCCAAGGAAGATTCTCATCTCTCATTGGCGGTTTTATTTTCATGGGAGGAGCTCTACAAAATGCCAGACTTTTGTAGATTATGTCATTTTTACTTATTGGCTAATTTCTGGATGTTTGTCATCTTTGtctcttttttttttatgtttttttcttGTCTAGAAAATAACTGTTATGCTTCTCCTATAAAAAGAGAGTTCTTGTAAAGAAAAACTTTGTTGATGAATGAATGAAAGTTTGATATAGCTTATCTATTTATTAAAATCTTTGCGTCTTTATGAATTATTTGATTCTGGTGACTAAGAGTGGTGTCTTTATTAGTGTTTGTAGTGTTGCTTTGTCAAACATTGTGGTGACATTTCAAATCTTTATTTCCGGTTTTATTATAAGCTCTGATTGAAGAGTCTGAATGTTTCTAGATCTcagattgtggtggtatctttatcaattatgATTTAGATTCTTTATCTTTTGTGTTCTTATTTCCtgattttttttactttgcttttctAAGTTTCATTGCTCGATTTAGGGGGTTTCTATTCAGATCTATTGATTGAAGAAAGCTTGATCGAAAGTATGTTTTAAAAGTCATAATTACGCATGACATTATTACATATTCAAAAGAGCAATGATAAATAAACCAAAAAGGATAAAAAAAAATACACTGTTTAAGAAAATGTCgtaaaagtactgtactttctatttactttccagttttacccttaCTTTTCTTTTTCATTTAATCTTATCCACATACATTAAAGGCATAATAGAACTTATATTTCTTATTATTTTCTATTAGTGGAAGTAGACTATTAATTTGGGATATCCCAAAATAGAATAATGAACTATTAATATGGAATAGAGGGAGAGATTTTTCTATTCAAACTAGTCGAGGGAGGAAGTACAAGCCACACAACCTAATAATGTATCTTTTAATAATGTTATCTTAGTAAACTTTTTCACCACTTTTCCGGTGGTTCTAATCTTATAAGAACAACTGGATTCGAACTATTTAATTATTAATCTATGCTGGTAAAATTTACAGGTAGGTCTCTAAATTAACTTACGAAAATTATTAAGGATAAAATAGATAATTATATGTAAATGAATCAAAAAGTTGAGTATGAGAATCACCTCTATGGCTCTTTATAAAGAATAAAGATATGATTCATAAATTTTAAGTTTTTGATATCAAACATACGCAATTAAACATAAAATAATCGCTTCTCTCACCAAAAACACGTAATTAACCAGGCTTGAGAGGGAAATGTAACATGTacatatacttttttttttttttttataccaaAAAGACATAATTAATCAGCTTGAGAAGGAACTGTAGCATATACTCCCTCCGCCttcatattaatataaatattccgTATGTAACTATGTATGTAACTccgtaatatataaaataataaatgataaatataaatataattaatttaattaagtgGTAATGACATGGGAGAAAGAGCTTCTTCAAAAAGTCTTACTAAAAAAGTCTTCCCTCCATTCACATTTAGTCAGGTAACATTTCTCCATTTTTAtccatatatatttaattttaatatttatatttaattcaaATTAATGCTCCCAAACAATTTCTACATTCTGGGTTGCCCAGTTTCAAAATCAATCATTCCCTTCCCCTACCCATACAATCACATTATCACAAACAACCAAAAATCATCAACTGTTTTCCCAATTTCAAGCTCACCACAAACTTTGGATTCTGTTATTCAAGAACACACATCAAAAGATCTATCTATCtatactttatatattatatatatatatatcaacagttATTATGCAACTCAAATGGGTAGTGTTTGGTGTGATGTCTTGTGGGCTCTTTCACTTCTTTTTAATGATATAAAAGGTGCCATTTTTTTCTTCATATTTACTGTTCTTTTACTAACTTTCTTGAACTCCCACTTTTTACTCCTCAATTTATGTTTCCTTTATTGCTTTCTTGAGCTTTTAATTACTACTTGTACAATTATAAGAtaataaagtttgaatcttttgtAAAAGGGTGTTGTAAAATGTATTCAAGATTAATGGGTTTGGTGTTTGAAATGACAATTTGGTCCTTGATTGGCTCCTGCTCACATGTTTGTACAACTATTAATAACTACTagtataataacataacaatacttATTGAATGATGTTACTAATGCAATTTATGGTATTTtgcttctttattttttttttttaattcagatGTAAGGAGGGAAAATGAAAGTTAAAGATTGGATAGATAAATACAGAATTAGTTTAAGGGAAAAAGTAAGAACCATGATGATGAAATGTTTTCATTCTGGTGACCAATTAGAAGCAAAAAAAATGATGAATGCTTCATCAGAATCTTTAGCCACAAGAGACTTTTCGGCTAGCGGTTATTCGTCTCGACCCGGTGAGCCTGATCCTAAGTTGGATAATAGCAATATAGAAGAAGCTGAGTCGTCTCTTCGCGAAAGCGGATTTCTTAACTATGAGGTTAATTTTTCTCCTTTAAATACCAGTTCTGCTTTATATTATACTTAACACTATTGTGAATCATGTTGTTTGATCACCATTATATAGTAGGTTTTTGGATATTTGTTTTGGAACTGATTATTTGCTCATTGTTATTGGAGGTCACAATGATCAAATTTGTTTGTTTGGATATAAAAGTGTAATCATGACTTATGAGTACTTAAATTAAGAAAAAAATCAGTTTCGTATACACTGCTAACAAATTATCTAATTCTAAtggtaaaatataaattttacttaTTTTTCTCTGTTTTAAATCCTGTCTTTTAAAATGTTTAGTCACATTTcactaagggtgcgtttgatattcataataattaacCGCTGAATGGTTCAAAATTTGAATGATTGAACTTGGTTATGAACAACAATAACTTGTTTGATAATCATTATGAGTGAACTGATATATAATCAATGCTGTAACATACTATATGCAGTCTAACATTCACTGCTGAACGGTTCAACATTTCAGTAAACCATTAGCAAACGCACTACTATTGTCTTTCTAATAATAAAATTTGTATATTAACAGTTTGGCTAAACACTAAAACACATGCTAGTTACAGCTTCAAACGACATTAGTACACTTAAAATACTATCTTCTACAGCCGTTAGATATGAACTGCTATCTTTTTATTTACCTTCCATTTTTACCCTTACATTTTACCTATCTTATTGCTACTAACAGGAAGCAAGAGCGTTGTTAGGTCGACTAGAGTATCAAAAAGGAAATGTCGAGGCCGCCCTTCACGTTTTCGAAGGAATCGATATTCCCGCCGTTATTCCAAAAATGATCGACTCACTCGCTACACGATCCGAATCGTCCCGACGCCATTCTCAAAGCGAAATGTCCCCACAAATGTCAGTTCACGCTGTTAGTCTACTATTCGAGGCTATTTTTCTCAAATCAAAATCACTTCAAGCATTAGGAAGGTTTAAAGAAGCTGCTGAATCATGCAGAATAATATTAGAAACAGTCGAATCTGCATTACCTGATGGATTTCATAACTTTTCGTCTTATTCAAAACTTCAAGAAATCGTCAATAAATCAGTCGAGTTATTACCCGAATTATGGAAATCGGCTTCTGATCCACAATTGGCGATTTTATCATATAGACGTGCGTTGCTTTATTATTGGAATCTTAATAATACGACACGAATGAATATCGAAAAAGAGTTTGCGATATTTCTTTTGTATAGTGGTTGTAACGCGAATCCTCCAAACCTAAAATCGCAAATGGAAACTTCGTATGTTCCGAAGAACAATCTAGAAGAAGCTATTCTTTTGCTACTGATTCTTTTAAGAAAGATTGTTGTCGGGATCATCGAGTGGGACCCGACAATTTATTATCATCTTTCGTTTGCATTATCGGTTGCAAGTGATTTAACGACACTTTCTCATCAGATCGAACAATTTCCACCAGGAATTATCGAAAGAAAAGAAATGTACAACACGTTGGCATTATGTTACTATGGTGAAGGCGATGAAATGGCGTCGTTAAACTTATTACGATGTTTGTTTCGTGATAAAGAAAAACAAAATCATCATGATTTTACTTTCGAAATGTTACTTGCTTCCAAAATATGTAGCGAACAGTCCGATTTCATCGAAGAAGGAACAATGTACCTTCACAAACTGATCACGAAATCCGAAGGAAATTGTAAGCAGACGATTAGTGTTGCGAATAACTTACTTGGAATCTCGCTTTCTGCACATTCGAGAAACGCGAATTTGGACTCTGAGAGGATATCGATGCAAACGGAAGCTATACACGCGTTTGAAACTGCACGCAAAATGATAGTATACGAAGATGTTAACGTTGTGTATAATCTTAGTCTCGAATATGCAGAACAGAGGAAATTGGATATTGCTCTGTTTTATGCTAAAAAGCTTGTGAAAATTGAAGCTGGGGCAAGTGTAAAAGGATGGATTCTGTTAGCTCGAATTTTATCGGCTCAAAAAAAATATTTCGATGcagaaaacatcattgatgctgctATTGATGAAACTGGGAAATGGGATCATGGCGAACTTTTAAGAACGAAAGCTCGATTGCAGATTGCGCAAGGTAATTTGAAAAATGGAATAGAGACGTATACTCGTCTTCTTGCTGTTCTTCAAGTTCATAGCAAGAGTTTAAAccttcaaaacaagttttcaaagGTAGTTGTATAACTTTACTTTTTCATTTTATCTTAATTATATAACTTCATTAAGAAAAACAAGCATCAAAGATGGTTTTTAAGAAATTTTTTCGGTTTTTGTAGAAGAGGGCCCACAAAGAAAGAGGATTGGAAATCGAAACGTGGCATGATCTTGCGAAAGTGTACATGAGTTTGTCGCAATGGCGTGATGCTGAGGTGTGTTTGTCGAAATCTAAAGCCATTAATCCTCATTCTGCTTGGAGGTGGCATGTTACAGGTAGGGCTGTTAATGAAATGAACTCGAGTCAAGCAGTAAAAATATGAGCTCGACTCGTTCGATATTTACTTCGTTCGAGCTCGACTTGAATTCGATGAAAaagtttgtaacttgattgagttcAAACTCGATTATTTTTTCTATGTTCGAGCTCGAAATCACTATTCGTTTAAGTCGGATGTTTACAAGCTCAAATTTGAATTCGCTCGATTCGAGCTAGATTAAGCTCGTTTAAGATTATAACTTGATATCTATTTTGATTAGGAAATATtctctccgtcccatattaataatcTCGGTCAAaagacacacagtttaagaaatctCATCATTACACTCTACTTTTTCTTTACTTTACAGTTTTactctttactttttacttatattTTTGTCTTATATGCAAAAGTTTTAAAGAACATAAAAAAACTTTACCTtcttattcttatctatttattgaagtggactattaatttgagacAGCCTAAAATAGAATACTAGACTATCaatatgagacggagggagtatgatGTAAGAACTTTCAAACATACATATCCAGAAAAACTAAAACATCCTAGTTTGGGGCAAATTTGGCACTTTAGATTATGCAAATTACTCAAATATTGTCTGAACTTTCTACTTTTGTAGGTTTACTCCATCAAGCAAAAGGCGAAAAGGAAGAAGCATTAACTTCGTTTGAGAAGGCATTAGATGTTGATCCAAATCATGTTCCAAGCCTAATATCGACAGCCATCGTTCTAATAGAACTTAATGATCGATCGTATCCAGTAGCCAAAAGCTTTATAACTGATGCACTAAGGCTTGACAGAACAAATCATAGTGCATGGTTTAATCTTGGTTTGATTTATAAGGCTGAGCATGGTTCATCGTCCTTAGAAGCCGCTGAATGTTTTGAGGCTGCAATCATACTTGAAGAATCTGAACCTGTTGAACCATTCAGATGAAAAATAGACTTTTGATTGACCCCATttgttttgacacaaaatgatttgTTATAAGATGGCTGTTTAGCTTATAACATGATTAGTGCCTACATCACAAAATATTGTGTATGATTATATTCGCATGTATTTATATTATAATCTTCATATGTGTATATCATATCCAGGATTAATCTACTTCATTTTCTAGTTGTGTATTTGTTGTTTACAAAATACATATTTACATCAAGAAATCACCAAAATGGCTCCGACATATTGAGGTACTTTAACATTATAGGTTGTTTATGTGGTAACACTTAACAAATTAACTTAGTGGTTACCGCCCTTTACTGCCCTTCCGGGTGTTCGTGAGGTATCGAGTTCGAGTGTCATCTGAAGATTTCATAATGCAATTTGCTTTGCAGTTGTTTATGTAATCTTCCAAAGGCATcgctaccaaaaaaaaaaaaaaaatattcaaaaaAAGATAATTACTCCAGCTGGCTTTGCTACATATACTGATATACATATTAACCTCATAATTTACTTTAACATTAGATAGATGCCCTTTTttgcaaaattaaaaaaaaaaaaaattaatttaaattaaaaactATATGATCATCATAAAAGTTATAATTGATGTCACCTCTAAACAAAATATTGAATTTCAATTAGCCAAAATTAGCACCTGATGGCAGTATTATATTCAACTGGAACATTGAGTAATAGAGAACCACAGTGATGAAAGATACTTGTAACATGATTTCATTGACAAATAGAAAATTAGAGTAACAATTTTAATTGCAACAAAACAACATCAAAGAAATTAAACTACTTCGTGCTAAGATCAATCCCAGCTTTCTTAGCAACAACGTCTAACCCGTTTTTCTCAATTGTCTTTAATGCCTTGGTTGACAAACGCAGCTTCACGAAGCGTTTTCCAGCCTCCCACCATATTTTCTTGTATTGTAGGTTCACAAATTGCAACTTCTTCGTTTTGTGGTTTGAGTGAGAAACCAGATTTTTTCTGTTTGATTTTTTTCCAGTGAAGGGGCAGATTCTACCTGAAAATATTACAAGTGTTTAACAAATGTTCAGGTTAACAAAAAGAAACACGAGTTGTAAACATTGTATTGTGAAGACCAACCAGATCAAGTTAGAATGTGTTTAATAAGAGATCACTAAAATTAAATAACAATTAGAGAGATACTTCCACATTATAGACAAATTCATTTATCAGAATTAAAGATTAAATCATGATAAACTTTAACAAACGGTATATCGCATAAAAATGTAGTCTAGTCATACATAGTTTTATTTTTGGTACAAAACTTTTAAATTGTTAATTTAAGGTTTCAAACTAAATAATCGACTTTTTACCAGATGAGCAGGTAGCCAGGTAGTCAAACACCACCAACATGGTTTTTCGACGAATTTCTTAGCTGTTAATAACATCAATTTTTAATCAATTTATATTCCTCAAACAATTTAGAAAAATAGGGAGTGAACATACTAAAAACTAAACTATTTCTCAACTTATTTATGTTACTACTATCAATATCAATTCGCACTAGCTTCACCAGCTATATGCACATAAAGGTGTCCAGCTAACCAGTAGCCAGGCTTGAAAACCTACCCAAAAAGTCAAAAGTCCTTTTCACTGTACTAAGTAAAATGTTCAATACGCTAGAAGTTTCTGTGTTAGCTTACCAACAAGAgcttaaagcatttaaaaaagacATCTTTTTAGAAGCTTAAACAAAAAATGTACTCCGTAGATAATTAAAGTTCATATTAGTGCCATTTTCACTATAAGAAACCATCAATGCTTGCTAATCAAATTAACCACATATTCACAAATAACTGAATTTAATTCACTCATGAATGAAGCGGAAATATACGCAAACACAGTAAAGTCTTATTCCTAAAGTATACTGAGTATAATGTACAAAGCAAATTCACATTTAAGCATTGTCATCCAGTGGCGGATCTTGAAATATACTACTGAGAGGGCGAAAATAATTCCATCGTAGATCTAAAcgcataaaatatacatataaagagTTCATACATGTACTGTGAAATAAGACAAAAACATAGACGTTAACGCAAAAAAGAAATTACAACTCGGCTCGACGACCTTTCAGGTCTTTTAAAGTTACTTATGATAGATTCTGAATAATTTACTGATTTTATTAACAGAAAATAAAAGAGATGTCttgagtgaaaaaaaaaaaaaactttacgctAGAAATCTTGATGGGAAGAAGATGAAAAGGCTTGTGACTTGTGAAGTTGGGAGATGTACGCTCAGTTAGGTTTTCTTATTTGCgttattagttttttttttcctCGATTTTTTGAAAGGGCTATTATAAACTTTAGGAAGGGCTAATATATAAAAGTTTTATGTTTTTGTACTTGTATAATATTAAACCTCTACTAATTATGAAAAAGGCTGGAGGGCTAGCACCCTGGCACGCCTCCTTGAAGGTCCGCCATTGCTGTCATCAGAACACTACCACCCAAAAAGACAAATAAGATATGTTAAATTTTACTACAAATATCTTAAATACAGAACTGCAAGTTAGTAGGTCACAGACCCAATTAACATAGACTGTGTACCGAATCAAATAAAAGaacatttaaaataaatatatacaaagtaGAAAAAGATATGTTACAATTTACTACAAAATTTTCACATACAAAATTTGCAAATAAGTATGTCGCATTAACCCACAATCAAGAAAACAAACTTTCACATTTTTACCATATCATATATTTTTCCCAATAATCAAGCAAAATGGAAAAACAAAACAAAAAGGAAATAGAAATTTACGAGCAACAGGTTGAATCGGGAGCTTAATTGTGGAAGATATGTTGGTGGGTGGTAACAGACATTGATTGAACGAAATCTTGAGACCACTCAATTGAGACGTAACAAACCCTAATTCCCCATTTAAGTTTGACTTCAATTTAATTGCATATGATTGTGGTTTTGTGAAAGACAGAGTAGAAGCTTGTACAGATGACGCCATTTTTATTTATCACTGTTTTTGGTTCCTTATCTTTAAAGTTACATGTTGAGTTGAGGGGTGGATTATATCTTCTGAATCAAATTgttcaatgtattttatttttacatattgCCCCCTATAAAGTTTAAAAACTACAAAACTACCTCTTATGCCCTCTCTTCAAAATGAAACTTCCCTTCCGACATAAGAATCCTTCCATAAACTTCGGATTTGTTTTGCCAACGTGGATGTGACAACCCAACCTGATAAAGGTACCGAAATCGTATAGTCATTTCTATTGGTTTTTCCATCCCGAGCTCTACGAAATGGAGGCCAGATGCATCACAGGGCAATTCAAACAAACTACAAATAGGCAACAAAAGAGGAattttaaggttttttttttttttttggcaatttGGTCCGCTGTTGGTCGAGATGGTAGTACAAATATACAATAATGAATTAACTGTTTAAACTCACTTTATGAATTAACTGTATAAACTCGCTAAAGATTTAAACCCTTACGCATTGGTACATTTAAACCCTCCACTACAACTGGATTAGGAATGGAGATCAGTGTTTACCTTGTCACATACTTTTCCGAATTCAAGAAATCAGTTCAATGCTGTTTCAAGACATTATCGAATGGTTCAAGTGATTTATAACTAAAAAACCGATCATAATGTTATCAAAGTTATCATCGTATTGAACTAATAATTAAACATAAATAAATTTAGGCTAATTCAATCTTACTATATTTGAGTCCACTTTATAATTTTGCCTGTTAAAAAAGCTGAATTAACCTCACCCTATTCTATCCACCCTTTCGAGGTGAAAACAGGGAAATGGCATGCAGCACTGCATAAAGATTTCATTTCCAAACCCATTTTCATCAAATTTCCATTTccaatatattttaaaaataatgataacaaaaaataTATTCAGCAAAGAAAAAGCATGTAACTCGGTCTTCATGAACACACAGCCACTCTACAAGCCCTTAAGGTCTAACGATATGCCGAGAGAAGAGGCATAGAGATATTTATTCACCAATAGTGAGATACAAAGCAAGCAATTACTCGAAAGTAGGCAAAAGCAGCAACATTAATAAATGTCCAAAACTTGTGAAAATTCAAAATTGGCTTGTACATCAATGGCTCTCAATCTTCAAAAGAACAAGAAGAAAATTTCACAATATTGAAGTCATAAGCAGGCATCGACTATATCACATTGAATACAACATGTCAAAATCAAACTTCGACTTAGTCTGCAGTAATGATGGGCTTGCAAGTCCTTTTTAATGTTTCAGTATCTTTAGTAATGAAGGACTTCATACGCTATAACGACCTTTTGATGTTCTTGTCTTAGAATCATCCTGCATAACACCACATTAGCTGGCATAAGAGACATGTTGAAAGTAGACATACATTTGTAAAAACCAATTGTTTCGAATATAATTTATACGAAATGGTCAGGGTTGACCCGAAACACTGTCCGAAATTTATATGAAAAATGAATGGTGTGAGATATTAGTTGTAGATATGATTACAAATATTTCAAAAATAATCTAACTTCTAAAATTCAACGATTAAAGGGCTTTACAAATTTTTAAACATTTTGGGAAACTTTTACCTCCCAAGATCCATATTGTTTTAGCTAACATTCTTTATTAACATTCTTTATTGTTATATGAGCTATTATAATCTAAAAACCATAATGATAATTCCCAAGTTAATCAATATCCCAACCTCAACTACCCATCCAAAATAAGGAAAATGCATTCAAGGTGAAAACTAAATAATAATGAGGTTTACATGGAAGTTGTAGGTGATTTTGTCAGTCACGTCTATAATTTCCTTCCATTTTCTTCCAATGCTCATCTACGTATCGCAAATAAGAAATACTGTTATCGTGATTTAATCTAAAACCAAGAAATGCAAGAAGAAAGTAACTTATAAACAGAAAAGAGCACATCAAAATTCAGATAAGGTATTCCCAAATAGCATATACTGTAATAAGTTAGCAACGTATGCAGGTTCTTCTACATAACAAATTACATTCATTTATCATCATACCCTAACAATATGGTACCTTTAAAATGAGACGCTTTGATTATTTTATCTCTTCTTATTGGTAACCCATTAAATAGATCAAAGATGGTTCCAACTGTGTTTAATGCTTTCATTCCAACAATACTAAAGCTCGAATCTTTTATAGGAAAACTAGTTGATGTAGTTATATATCATACAGAAGATCAAACATAGATCAATATTTCTTTTATAAAGTACTGAATACAACCTTTTAAAGTAATCAGTGCACTGTAGCATACAGATACTCAAATCCTACTGAACGAAATACCATGTCCAATTCACCAGTCGTCATCAATAACATTTTAAGTATTGTCAGAAAATTCTAAAATGCCAACTTATATCATTAAAGAGTCATCTCAGAGTTGGTGGGCCCGTATTCAAATAGCTACTAACCAAAGAGTCTCTTACTCTCTTTATATATATGAGATCATTTCACTTGATGTCCAAAAAGTTTAGAGCTAATCATTGAGATTGCGATATAAGAGCAATAGTACTCTAATGATGTTATATGGGTTTAATCTAATGTCAAGTGTCAAATTGGGTAGGCTTGTAGGCTTATAACATCTAAGACTAGTTATTTTATTGCTTATTAAGAGTTCTTCGTGCTTTTCTAACTTGTTGCCCTAAACAGTAATAGGTTTTCACTAACTAAAATAAACTGCAATTTCGCTATGTTCAATTTATTGTCACACATTTATCATGAGTTTTCATTGTCTGCATGGTTTCCTACCCATTTCTTTGTCATCCTATAGCAGTTATATATGCAAATCATAATTAAGCTGCTGGAACAAGTACCAAAATAATAGAACGGAACAATAAATGTGTATACCAAAATAACAAAAGAATAAATGAGTATATTCAAAAACTGGAGGAAACGTGACATAAGGTGAGTCTTGATTTTCAGCACAAAACAACAGATAcgcaaaaataaaagaaaaagaacaAACAAAACAAAACACATGAATCAGTGTTCATACTATGTTATCATTTGTAAATCCACCACAACAAAGTGATATGAAAAAAATATTGTTAATACCTGAACAGCCTCGTTAGCTGCATTCTTAGTCCATAAAGAAAGCTTATCCTGCCTTTGACGAACACTAGCAACGACACCACATATTTCATCAGCATCATCAAATTGCTCACCAATCAAGGCCATTAACTACGATAAAAAGGTAAATTCAGTTTCTGAAAATAAATCCACAAATTCAGAAAACAAAAAACTTTCACAACTCAATGTGACCCAAAACGACGTTATCACTTGAAAATTTGTACCAAACTAACAAATCGTATTACAAGAAAAAGTTCAAAAATACATACAGTTTCACACCACATAGTCTCGAGGCCAGCCTTTCTGCTACTGGTAACAGTCCACTTGCCCCCATTACCACATTCTGGATCTTCCCATTTGGGCTCAATCCCAGCTTTAAATAAATGAAAATCAGCATTTCCTGGTAATTTGCTAGGCTTGAATACCTGATCATACAAACTGCAACAAGATCCAAACACAATCTTAAACACCTCGAAAAACGTTTTCGATTTATTTCAACCATAAACAAACGCAGATCAGTTAACTTCAAGTACATATGTCATGGCAATATGTGCCTTTCTTCACACTGAATAAcaaatttattttatattaatcTATTATGCTAAATTGCTAAGCTTCAAATAAGTTTTCTACCGTCCTAATCtctcaatcaaaaactaaaactaTAAATAAATCTCAATATTTTTCAATCCTGTAAACTAACTTGAACAATCAAATAACACA
This genomic interval carries:
- the LOC139901135 gene encoding large ribosomal subunit protein bL28c-like; the protein is MASSVQASTLSFTKPQSYAIKLKSNLNGELGFVTSQLSGLKISFNQCLLPPTNISSTIKLPIQPVARRICPFTGKKSNRKNLVSHSNHKTKKLQFVNLQYKKIWWEAGKRFVKLRLSTKALKTIEKNGLDVVAKKAGIDLSTK
- the LOC139897514 gene encoding protein NPGR2-like, translating into MKVKDWIDKYRISLREKVRTMMMKCFHSGDQLEAKKMMNASSESLATRDFSASGYSSRPGEPDPKLDNSNIEEAESSLRESGFLNYEEARALLGRLEYQKGNVEAALHVFEGIDIPAVIPKMIDSLATRSESSRRHSQSEMSPQMSVHAVSLLFEAIFLKSKSLQALGRFKEAAESCRIILETVESALPDGFHNFSSYSKLQEIVNKSVELLPELWKSASDPQLAILSYRRALLYYWNLNNTTRMNIEKEFAIFLLYSGCNANPPNLKSQMETSYVPKNNLEEAILLLLILLRKIVVGIIEWDPTIYYHLSFALSVASDLTTLSHQIEQFPPGIIERKEMYNTLALCYYGEGDEMASLNLLRCLFRDKEKQNHHDFTFEMLLASKICSEQSDFIEEGTMYLHKLITKSEGNCKQTISVANNLLGISLSAHSRNANLDSERISMQTEAIHAFETARKMIVYEDVNVVYNLSLEYAEQRKLDIALFYAKKLVKIEAGASVKGWILLARILSAQKKYFDAENIIDAAIDETGKWDHGELLRTKARLQIAQGNLKNGIETYTRLLAVLQVHSKSLNLQNKFSKKRAHKERGLEIETWHDLAKVYMSLSQWRDAEVCLSKSKAINPHSAWRWHVTGLLHQAKGEKEEALTSFEKALDVDPNHVPSLISTAIVLIELNDRSYPVAKSFITDALRLDRTNHSAWFNLGLIYKAEHGSSSLEAAECFEAAIILEESEPVEPFR
- the LOC139897515 gene encoding eukaryotic translation initiation factor-like encodes the protein MASDGATVDVSVAAAAEQQPHKLDKKWTFWFDNQSKPKQGAAWGNNLRNVYTFDTVEDFWCLYDQVFKPSKLPGNADFHLFKAGIEPKWEDPECGNGGKWTVTSSRKAGLETMWCETLMALIGEQFDDADEICGVVASVRQRQDKLSLWTKNAANEAVQMSIGRKWKEIIDVTDKITYNFHDDSKTRTSKGRYSV